A segment of the Prochlorococcus sp. RS04 genome:
GTATTAAATCTGGTGAATATTGAAGAGCTAATGCTTGTCCTTTAATTCCATCTTCAGCTTTTTGGACATCAAAACCAGAATGTTCTAAATGCCTAGCCACCAAATCACGCATATCACGATCATCTTCAATTAAAAGGATTGAAATTTTCATATTTATGAACTATTAAATTAAAATTAAATTTTTGTATATTCTCTCAAGAATTTATAAAGATTGCTGAATAACTGTAAACAATTTTATCAATTAGATTTATAAAAACTTTGTTATATCAAGAGATTAGATAGAAATTGCAAATTTTAAAAAAGTTGAAATTTTAGAATTTCTTTCGATTTGATTCACTTTTTCTTAATAATCAAAGGATTATTAGAAACAAATAATGGTTCCAATTAAAAAATATTTAACTCAAATTGCCATTCTAAGGTCTACAAAAATTGAATTAAATGGAGATTTTCAGTTTTCAAATAAGAATTAACTAAGTTTAAAATTTTTAGTTTCTCCGAAATGTTTAAACTCATAATTTTGTCTATATTAAAAAAAATTTACGTAGTCTATGAAAAAAAAGTCCATTATCTATTCTGATTTATCAAAAAAACAACTAGAAACTCTCAAAGAACTTTACATTCAGAAAAAAGTTGAATCGATGAGTCATCAAGAACTTAAACAATATGTATTAGAAATTATTTCTCATCAGATAAACGATACTATTGGCAAAGAAGAGGAAATGGAAGCATGGAGAGAAATGTCAGATTTTTTTGGAGAACAATTTGAAATAATTATCTTAGAGATACAAACAAAATACATTGAAGATAAAAACGTAATTGAAACAGAAATAGATTCTCAGAAGCAAAGAATAGAATTACTTGAAAGGCATAATTTGCATGAAGAGAAAAAGGATATGTGGGATGACTAGAATTTCCCGAATGGTGCAGTAATTCAAACGATATGAAAAAGAATATGTCTTTGATTTAAAAAATCAATCAAAGAGCTTATTATTTCATTTTTTTGGAGGATTTAGTAAATGTTCTAATTACTGTTCTTAATAAACAATATTTTAGTTATAAACCCATAATATTTAAAGTAAATTATAATTATTTTTAATGTTCTAATTACTGTTCTTAATATTATAAAATCATATACTTGATTGCATCTTTGGCTAACCACTATTTAACAAAAAGGAGTAGAAGAAATAAAAAAAGTCACCTTTTTAAGGTGACTTAGATAACTTTTTAAAATTTGTAAACTCCCCGGGCGGTAGTCAGGGTGATGTTTCCTGAAGGTGTATGAATGAATATGACATAAGAAATTTGCGATTTCGATATATTTCCCCACCATTTCCCCACCATGACAAACCCAAATAATCGTCCCTTTCTAACTATTAGAGAAGTATCAGAACTTCTTGGAATTTCAATTTCTACGATTAATAGACAAGTTAAAAAAGGAACATTTCCGCCAAAACATAAATTATCTACCAAGAGAATCGGTTTTCTTAGGTATCAAATAGATCAGTGGATAGGAGGGGAAAGAGATAAATGGAAATAAAAAATTTTATAAATCTACTCTTAAATCAGAATCATTCAAAAAGTATTTCCTCAGGATCTCTGTATTGAATTACGCCTTCGTATTCTAAATCAATTTTTTTTAAATATTCTGCTACATTTTTAAAACCTTGTTCAAAAACAATTTCATTAACCACTTCAGCAAGTTTTTTGCCATTTATTAATAAAAGAGGATACTTATCTTCAAGAATTTCAATTTGTACTTTATCTGAAAAATAAGAAGTAGTTACATATACACCCAACCATCCTCTTTTGAGTTTGGCGACAGTTCTTGCAATATGCTTGCCTCCTGTTGGACTATTTAAGGATTCACATTTTGCTTGTCCTAATACAATAACTTTTGCACTTCCAAAACCAGTCCCAATATCCATCCTTCCTATAAAGTCTATTCCAGAATCTCCACTACCTTTTGTTATCCACCCTGCTTTATAGTCTTTTGCAGACTTCCTTATTAAAGATTCTGTTACGATAGACGCTAAATTCTCAAATCTGAGTTTTTTGTTGTCATAAAAATCATATATTTCTTTGAGCGTTTTAAATTCTTTTGAACCTTTTTCTGGTTTTTGTTGTGAAGTTGGAAGAACATTCAGTTTAAATACATTTCTTCTTAAACTATCAATACTTTTATTCCCTAATTCAATCCATTTCTTCCATGATGAAGGTGCTTTTTTTATTGTTTCCTCTATAGATAAATTTTTATCTCTCCGAAGGTTTATCCATTCCCAGTCAAAATATTCATTTTCTGTAGTCATCTCCAATACAGCAAAATCAAAAACATAATTAACAAAATCTTTATTGGTTTTTCCGTTATGTTGAACTATTCTCTCTGCATTTGTAATTATTCCAAATCCATTAAACTCCAAAAAACCTTTTTGCTTTCCATCAATTGATTTTCTTTTAAAAAATATTATCGGGCATGCCCCTCTTCGCACATCAATATTGCTTGAATTATGTATTTCAAATTGCTTAAGTAGTGCTTTATTGCCTGATTTTTTCTCAGGATCTCCTATGTCCTTATTATCTCCGTAATATCTAATATGACCTTTTTGAATATTATAAAAATCTTGCCATGGAGTAACTAAAGAACCACTTTTATGCGGACTTGAAGAAGTGATTATGGCAGGTGTTCTTTCTATACTCTTATTTCGTACTTTTCCTATAGGATTAATTCCACTTTCTAACAAAACTAAATTTTCATTTGGTAAGTCCGTATAAAATGAAAAATTAGGATAACCATCAATTTCAATTTGATCTCTCACTTTATCTTTTGGATATCTAAATATTTGCCCAATTTTTAATTTATTCATAATTTTCTCTGAACAAATATTT
Coding sequences within it:
- a CDS encoding DUF7326 family protein, with amino-acid sequence MKKKSIIYSDLSKKQLETLKELYIQKKVESMSHQELKQYVLEIISHQINDTIGKEEEMEAWREMSDFFGEQFEIIILEIQTKYIEDKNVIETEIDSQKQRIELLERHNLHEEKKDMWDD
- a CDS encoding helix-turn-helix transcriptional regulator; the encoded protein is MTNPNNRPFLTIREVSELLGISISTINRQVKKGTFPPKHKLSTKRIGFLRYQIDQWIGGERDKWK
- a CDS encoding restriction endonuclease, translated to MGKWWGNGGELFSISGKININICSEKIMNKLKIGQIFRYPKDKVRDQIEIDGYPNFSFYTDLPNENLVLLESGINPIGKVRNKSIERTPAIITSSSPHKSGSLVTPWQDFYNIQKGHIRYYGDNKDIGDPEKKSGNKALLKQFEIHNSSNIDVRRGACPIIFFKRKSIDGKQKGFLEFNGFGIITNAERIVQHNGKTNKDFVNYVFDFAVLEMTTENEYFDWEWINLRRDKNLSIEETIKKAPSSWKKWIELGNKSIDSLRRNVFKLNVLPTSQQKPEKGSKEFKTLKEIYDFYDNKKLRFENLASIVTESLIRKSAKDYKAGWITKGSGDSGIDFIGRMDIGTGFGSAKVIVLGQAKCESLNSPTGGKHIARTVAKLKRGWLGVYVTTSYFSDKVQIEILEDKYPLLLINGKKLAEVVNEIVFEQGFKNVAEYLKKIDLEYEGVIQYRDPEEILFE